A single genomic interval of Ramlibacter pinisoli harbors:
- a CDS encoding PH domain-containing protein: MGLFDGVMGNASKIDPARIQQEFAQILAPGESVQHAYQLIRDYFVFTDKRFVLVDKQGLTGSKVEYHSIPYKSITHFSVETAGTFDLDAELKIWISGTPNPIQKQFNKRLSIYEVQSVLAGYVLR; encoded by the coding sequence ATGGGACTTTTTGATGGGGTGATGGGAAATGCGTCGAAGATCGACCCGGCCAGGATCCAGCAGGAATTTGCGCAGATCCTTGCACCCGGGGAGTCGGTCCAGCACGCCTACCAGCTGATCCGGGATTATTTCGTCTTCACCGACAAGCGCTTCGTCCTTGTCGACAAGCAAGGGCTCACCGGCAGCAAGGTCGAGTACCACTCGATCCCGTACAAGAGCATCACCCATTTCAGCGTCGAGACGGCCGGAACGTTCGACCTCGACGCGGAGTTGAAGATCTGGATTTCGGGCACCCCAAACCCGATTCAAAAGCAATTCAACAAGCGACTGAGCATCTACGAAGTCCAGTCAGTTCTTGCTGGCTACGTGCTCCGCTGA